In Stigmatopora nigra isolate UIUO_SnigA chromosome 5, RoL_Snig_1.1, whole genome shotgun sequence, the genomic window AAACATTTCCtaatcttgttttgttttcatacaGATGGCCGTAGGAATGTATTACCACGTTGAATACACCATTCAGGAGACCACTTGCTCCAAGACTAATGACAGTGTCACAGACAAGTGTCCTATCATGGAGTGCGAATTTGCTGTACGTCTAAACAAATCGactgaaatatttttccatgcCATCCTCTAGATATGtggcatttgtatgttttactacttcttgtgtgggttttcaatAGGTACTCCAGTACAATTAAAAATCATGTAGGTTTGTTTAACTACAGTAGAAGCCTTAAATTTGTTTACAGCTGTATTGCAAGTGTAAATGGGTTTATTGGGGTATCTTGCAATTAGAGCATTAGAGTATACCGTCTATCAGATTGAGAAATTAATACAtggaaaaatgatcaaataatttcttatattttctctttcttcctCCTCAGCACAAGGGTTTCTGTAAGGCCTCCCACGTCCATACTCCCACTGGTGAAAGCGAGATTAGTGTGACGTGTGAGATCTATGAGCCTGAGGTAAAAGTACAAACCATTTTGTATCTTTATATGGATGGTTGAATTGGTTTCAATAATGCAGGATTTCGAAGGTCAAAGGTTTTATACAATATCAGCTCATTCATTAAATTACAATATGATTAATGATATTAGCCGAGCCAAGCAGCTCCAAGGATGCAGGTTTACAAATGAATTGAATACATATGATACATTTGTATGTTTCTGTTTGAATTGGTCAGATAAAAATGGCaactgacaaagaaaaccaaaagaaatagaaattcagtaaaaaaaaaaaaaaactatgtccaTCTGTTTGCAAATCATATATTGGTTTTGTCCTTTCGGAGAACTGTGACAATACCACAAACACTCATTCACAATCTTTTTCCAGGCTGCTCAACGAGAGAAGAAACTCCACTACGAAGAAACTGATCACAGTCATAATGATACACACCCTCACAGTCACAGTCACGACGAAGCACATGCTGCAGACTCAACCCACACTCATGACCACATCCACGACCACACAAAGAGTCATGCTCACAATGATAAAAATGACATGCATGTTGAGGGGAGTGACCACCACCACACACACGACCATCATGAGGGAAGTGCCCACAAGCACGCTCACGACCACTCCCACGACCATGGACATAATCATGATCATGTGCACAGTCACCACGCCAGGGCACACGATCATAGTAATGACTCACCCAACCACCACCATAACTACAAGCATGAACAAGGGGTACACACTCATGAGCACGACCACGAACTTGCCCTAGATCATGACCACAAACACACTCACTTGCATGAGCATgagcaccaccatcatcatcataccCATGATCACGAGACAACATTCCATGATAATCCAGAGGGCATTGTGAGGGTTTTGCCTGCTATGGACGAACCACTGACGCTGCCTTCCTTCCCTGATACATCTGCAAGTGAAGTTGGAGTTGTGATGCCTCTTATACCTGATCCACAGATCCCTGGTCAGATGCAACCAACCATTCGGCCTTTCCCTATTTCAGTTTCATCTGAATGTGCTTCACCAAAACTAAGTGAAACGCCGGTGGGGAAATTCTTTGAAGAAGATCCCATGTTCAAGCCGGCCAATTAAGATGGCTGATTTACACACACCAGTACATTGAAATGTAGCACATGTTTCAACTTAACCTGACTGAGAAAACCTCAATGGTGCTAATCAAAACTTTTACCTCTGCTAAAATTAATATTTGGTCGTTACAGTTCCCCTTGGCTATGCAGTACTataaacaataaacaaataaatacagatCTATTGTTTGAAAGCATTAACTAGTGACGAGTTAGTGTCCATCCCATAAACATGAGCCTTGCTCCCTTTTGCCTGT contains:
- the fetub gene encoding fetuin B — translated: MENISLFSFLLAFGFVLIQSAPVDQDAMVIESCEDALALGAAREALTKINRDRHEGYILSLHRLSNAHSTKHGENGIVFYLTLDVVETNCSVLSKKDWEDCEARPISNTPVYGQCKAAIFMDRVNRVVRLYKYNCVIRPVPAERVKGWCPDCSTNIGFDNTEVQKTVSESLVKFNNDSGLANQFALMNITRANAGMAVGMYYHVEYTIQETTCSKTNDSVTDKCPIMECEFAHKGFCKASHVHTPTGESEISVTCEIYEPEAAQREKKLHYEETDHSHNDTHPHSHSHDEAHAADSTHTHDHIHDHTKSHAHNDKNDMHVEGSDHHHTHDHHEGSAHKHAHDHSHDHGHNHDHVHSHHARAHDHSNDSPNHHHNYKHEQGVHTHEHDHELALDHDHKHTHLHEHEHHHHHHTHDHETTFHDNPEGIVRVLPAMDEPLTLPSFPDTSASEVGVVMPLIPDPQIPGQMQPTIRPFPISVSSECASPKLSETPVGKFFEEDPMFKPAN